One window of the Xenopus tropicalis strain Nigerian chromosome 10, UCB_Xtro_10.0, whole genome shotgun sequence genome contains the following:
- the st6galnac1 gene encoding alpha-N-acetylgalactosaminide alpha-2,6-sialyltransferase 1, giving the protein MRIIRRSLGICLWCQVMLVVPLVLLLVQRPKLMPLFEKSKEGCRRVDTNSDQLNVTESHTTKDVDGESETRAPVPSHTNRTKAPSKPFIHPSKPFSSPSKRPLRADDFEAEPKWSFDDDYKMDPFSSNTSCPSSVTSNARHSDWLSPIFLPKIKIFMDNSDFSNEIWDRLQHFIPPFGWMELNYTVVKDVVSALPPLPDQQILQAAQKPQDPQCFSCAVVGNGGILNGSGVGREIDSHAYVFRVNGAVIKGFEDDVGSRTSFYGFTAYTMLASLSDTQLKKRGFSKIPKDNETRYILFAEAPRDYAWLDALQKNKDIIKGTLENYRKHPRDDFGDSFDPKKLFVSHPDFMRYLKNRFAHGDILKTHRWMAYRPSTGALLLLTALHLCDKVSAYGFMTDDFYKYSDHYYDVKSSPIKFYANHDFRLEKHLWKHLHRENIIKLYQRR; this is encoded by the exons CAAAGAAGGATGCAGAAGAGTAGATACTAATTCAGACCAACTTAACGTTACCGAATCCCATACAACAAAAGATGTCGACGGGGAATCTGAAACAAGAGCACCCGTTCCATCTCATACAAACAGAACTAAGGCACCAAGCAAGCCATTTATTCACCCCAGCAAGCCCTTCAGTAGCCCCAGCAAAAGGCCCTTAAGGGCAGACGACTTTGAAGCCGAGCCGAAGTGGAGTTTTGATGACGACTATAAAATGGATCCCTTTTCTTCAAACACT AGTTGTCCCAGCTCAGTGACGTCAAATGCTCGACATTCAGATTGGCTATCGCCCATTTTCCTTCCGAAAATCAAAATTTTTATGGACAATAGTGATTTCAGCAACGAGATATGGGATAGACTTCAGCACTTCATACCTCCATTTGGTTGGATGGAATTAAATTATACAG TGGTTAAGGACGTGGTCTCGGCTCTCCCTCCTTTGCCTGACCAGCAAATCCTTCAGGCTGCCCAGAAGCCACAAGACCCCCAATGTTTCAGCTGTGCCGTAGTGGGGAATGGAGGAATCCTGAATGGATCCGGTGTTGGCAGAGAGATTGACTCTCATGCGTATGTGTTTCG AGTGAATGGGGCAGTAATCAAGGGATTTGAGGATGACGTTGGCTCCCGCACTTCATTTTATGGATTCACTGCCTACACCATGCTTGCCTCTCTGAGTGATACTCAGCTAAAGAAAAGAGGATTCTCCAAAATTCCCAAGGACAAT GAGACAAGGTACATCCTATTCGCTGAGGCACCAAGAGACTATGCATGGTTAGATGCTCTGCAGAAGAATAAAGATATCatcaagggaaccctggagaatTACAG GAAACACCCCCGTGATGATTTTGGAGATTCCTTTGACCCAAAGAAGCTATTCGTTTCTCATCCGGACTTTATGAGATATCTGAAAAACAG GTTTGCACACGGAGACATCCTGAAAACGCACCGTTGGATGGCCTATAGGCCCAGTACGGGCGCACTACTACTGCTAACCGCTCTCCATCTGTGTGACAAG GTCAGCGCCTATGGATTTATGACGGACGATTTCTACAAGTATTCTGATCACTATTATGATGTGAAAAGTTCACCTATCAAGTTTTACGCTAACCACGACTTCAGGCTAGAGAAACACTTGTGGAAACACCTGCACAGGGAGAACATTATAAAACTCTACCAGCGGAGATAG